The Bos indicus x Bos taurus breed Angus x Brahman F1 hybrid chromosome 10, Bos_hybrid_MaternalHap_v2.0, whole genome shotgun sequence genome has a segment encoding these proteins:
- the C10H14orf119 gene encoding uncharacterized protein C14orf119 homolog gives MPLESSSSSMPLSFPSPLPPVPDNISNSSPPPMSYITSQEMKCILHWFASWSGPQRERFLQDLVAKAVPGKLQPLLESLEQLSVSGANRPPCIFECQLRLWDQWFRGWAEQERNEFVRQLEVSEPDFVAKFYQAVAATAGKE, from the coding sequence ATGCCACTGGAATCATCTTCATCTTCAATGCCGCtatccttcccttctcccttacCCCCAGTACCAGACAATATTTCTAACTCTTCTCCTCCCCCAATGTCTTACATCACTTCCCAGGAGATGAAGTGTATTCTTCACTGGTTTGCCAGCTGGTCAGGTCCTCAGCGTGAACGTTTCCTTCAGGACCTGGTAGCTAAGGCAGTACCAGGAAAATTACAGCCATTGCTGGAAAGTCTGGAGCAGCTTAGTGTGTCTGGAGCAAACCGACCACCTTGTATCTTTGAGTGCCAGTTACGTCTTTGGGATCAGTGGTTTCGAGGTTGGGCTGAGCAGGAACGCAATGAATTTGTCAGGCAGCTGGAGGTCAGTGAGCCAGACTTTGTGGCAAAGTTTTACCAAGCAGTGGCTgctacagctggtaaagaatga